The sequence TTGAGCGGGCTGGCACGCTTCCAAGGAGCCAAGGTCGCCCTGGCGGGTCTGGGGGATACCTTGGAAAATCTCACCGGGGAAATTCGCTTTTTGGATGACCGTCTGGATGCGAAACAACTGCAAGCCCAACTCAACGGCGGCACCCTGACCCTGGAGGGGATTTTACCCATCAGCCGTCCCCTCACCCCGGCGGACCCAGCCTACAAACAGCCCCTCACCCTGACCCTGTTACCCGCCCGCATCGAGCAAAAAAATATCTACAGCGGGTCAGCCAGCGCCCAAGTCACCATTACCGGCAGTGCCCAAGCCCCGGTGGTAGGCGGTGAGATTCAACTCAGCCAAGGGCGGGTGATGCTAGCCGATGCCTTACTCCGAGGGGCGGAGGAACCCCAAACCAGCAATGGGACAGTCAGCGAGAGTGCCCCGGTGGACAATGGTAATGGACAAAAAAACGGTCAACCCAAGGGTCAAAAAGCCCGGTTTCAGGACTTAAAAATTCGTTTGGGTCAAGGGGTGCAGGTGGTGCGTAGCCCAAACTTAAATGTCACTACCGAGGGCACCCTCACCCTCAACGGTCCTTTAGCGCAACCCCAACCCAGCGGCACCCTGACCCTCGACCGGGGGGAAGTGAACCTATTTCTCACCCGTTTCCGTTTGGACCGCACCTACAAAAATCAGGTGGTTTTCGACCCCCGCTACGGTTTTGACCCGGAACTGGATTTACGCCTGACCACCACCGTCACCCAGGGTGCCAATCAACTGGCGGGAACGATTTTGCAACGGCAGGGGAACTTCCCCAGTGAGGTGCCCATTACCGTGGCGGAACGGGTGCAGGGGTTGGAGGCGGTACGGATTCAAGCCAGTATTGCCGGTCGTGCCAGCCGTTTACCCAACGGGTTGACCTTGAGCAGTAGCCCCAGCCGCACCCAGGAACAAATTGTTGCCCTACTGGGGGGATTTTCCGCCAATTCCAGTCCTGAATCTGCCCAATTATTCCTCACCAGCCTCGCCAGTCAAACCCTGTTAAATGAAATTTCCCGTTCCTTTGAAACGGATTTTGGCGGCATTTCCTGGCGGTTTTTCCCCACTGTGTTACCCGCTCTGCCCGATAGTCGCAATTTGCAACAGTCTGCCCTAGCTTTGGGGGGGGAAGTGCGGTTAGATATTCGCCGGTTTTCTGCTTCGTTTCTGCAAATGTTCACCAGTTTTGGCAATTCGGTCAGCGACCCCAATTTATCCCAATTGACTTTAGCTTACCGGATTAATAACCAGCTACGGATTCGGGCGGTGGGTTCTTCGGACCGGGATAACCGGGTAATTATTGAATACAATAAACAATTCTAAAAAGCCATCCTCAACAGCCATAGCAATTCTCTTTGATTAACGTTAGCTTGCGTGCCGTAGGCATACAAACATTCCTCAGAACCAGGGCGGGGCGGTGCCCTGCGACGAGCAGTGAGGAGTAAGGAGTGAGAAGCGAGAAGTGAGATTCCCTAGAACCAAGGGCGGGGGCAGGGAACCTCAGTCCATACCCCCATCCATCCTGGCTAAATTGGCACGTTAGGCTGGTGTGATCCCGGCGATCCGTCCCCCTTGGCGGTGGATTTGTTGCATCCGCTGGAGCAGTTGGTCGTAGGGCACCAAAAAGCTGGTGGTCACCCGGCGCACCTTGGGATAGCCCGGGCCAGCCAAACCGGCGACTTCCACCCGGTACATCCGGGCATCCTGGCCGAGGGTGGGACCTTGGCGGGATTGGGTGACGGTGTTTTGGGGGGCACGGTAGGCCCAGGCATCATTCACCCCGGCGGGACCCACGACGGTGCTGGCTTTGTTTTGCGCCAATTCCCAGTTCAAGCGGGGGCTGGTGCGTTCCAGTTGGCTCCGGTCGCTGTTGGCATAGCCCCGGTAGAGCCGGAAGATGCGGGTAAATCCGGCAATTTTTTGCCCCGGTTGCGTCCAAAAGCCCCGGTAGGTGGGAACGGTATGTTCCCCAAAATTGGCTTGGTACTCCGGGCTGTCAATGTAGCTGTCAATTTCCGCATCGTAGCCCTGGGCATGGTACAAGTCCAGGTGAAAGCTGATTTCGCTTTGGTCGTAGGGTGCCCGCCCCAGCAGGTGTTTGTAATTCAGTTCGATGAAACGGTTGTTGGCATTGGGGTAAAAGAATTTTTGTTTATACAGTTCTGATTTGGCGACCGCCCGCACCAATTCCCGCACGGTGATGTTGCCGTTACGGAGTTGGGATTCGGCGTAGGTGAGCCGTTCACTTTTCATTAGGTAATCGTTGCCCAGGACTTGGCGGTAAACGGCGCGGATCACCAGGTCTGTGTCCATCGGACTGCGCCATTCGATGCGGTCTTGCGGGGAAAAATCGCTGATGCCCAGGTTTTGGGCGGAGGTGGATTGGGTCATAACAACTCCAAATGGGGGTTCGGTTCTGAATTTTCTAATAAAATGGTGAAAAGTTTATAAATGCGCCCAGTTTTCGCAATAAAATGTAGCTTCATTTAGCAATTATTGATGTTTACCTGGGAATTGCCGCCAGCGATGGATGGGATGGACAGGCTGGTTAAGATGGAGGATACAGCCTGTTTGGGCAAGGGCGCATGAGTAGGTCGGAACCGACGGTGTGCGGGCGATGGGAGTGGGAACCGGCGGGTATCCGTTGCACGCCTGAGTTGGCAACCCAACTGGAATTGAGCGGGGAAGTGTGTTCCCTTGACCAGTGGTGGGAGCGGGTGCCAGTGGCGGAACAGGCGCAGGTACAAAAGGCTTGGCAGGATTGGTTGGCGGGGGAAGGGGAGTTGCGCGTGGGGCATGGGTGGCTATTACCCCGGGGCGGGTGGCGCTGGTTGTGGGTGATTGGACAGGTGTGGCGGGGTCAGCGGTTGGGTTGGGTGCTGGATATGACGACCCTGACGGCTCCGGGGGAAATGGATCGGGAGGAGTTGCAAACGGTTTTGGATGCGTTTCCGGGTACGGTGTCCTGGATTGGTCAGGATTTGCGGTATTTGGGGGTGAATCGCCAGTTGGCGCATTCGTTGAATTTGCCCGTGACGGCGTTTCCGGGGCGTGAGGTGGGGTTTCTCAGCCCTGATCCGGTGTTTAACGAGTTTG comes from Synechococcus sp. C9 and encodes:
- a CDS encoding phycobilisome linker polypeptide, with the protein product MTQSTSAQNLGISDFSPQDRIEWRSPMDTDLVIRAVYRQVLGNDYLMKSERLTYAESQLRNGNITVRELVRAVAKSELYKQKFFYPNANNRFIELNYKHLLGRAPYDQSEISFHLDLYHAQGYDAEIDSYIDSPEYQANFGEHTVPTYRGFWTQPGQKIAGFTRIFRLYRGYANSDRSQLERTSPRLNWELAQNKASTVVGPAGVNDAWAYRAPQNTVTQSRQGPTLGQDARMYRVEVAGLAGPGYPKVRRVTTSFLVPYDQLLQRMQQIHRQGGRIAGITPA